The genomic stretch AATTTGTGGTAGAATTGGCTGGTGCGTTCCCATTCTGTAAAGTATTTCGTCATGTCAACCATTCCGCCAAGTTGCCAAAAACGTGTAGGAGACTGTCGCTCTCAATGCAAAATATACTTCTTGTTAAGTTTGTAGAACACCCAGATTCTGAATATCTTGGAATTGCAAAGGTTGTTGAGCCAAAGACACCGCGCTGTCGGAAGAAACCAAACCCTCGCCATACACGAGACGCAACTTGCTTCAACTTTTCTCGCTCTATCATACTGCATTGACCAATTACGAGGCGGTCTCGTTGCTGATGTGCGCAAGCACCTGAGTTGCGAGTTCATCTTCGATGCCTCCTCCTTCCCACTGTTTTCCGTTGACGGGATCCCTTCCGGTCAGCTTATGTTGCAACCTGCTGGTACTAAAAAACGGAAGATATGGACTGCAAGGCTACAGCTCTGATAATGCTCCGTTTCACATATATTTTTGGGGTGGCGCGAAAGGAGTACTAGTTGGAATCGATTTATGAATGCTAAATTACTGTTTGTCCCTTTACCATCACGGTGCCAGCAGACTCGCGGTGTAGAGAAGGCTGAACTATCTCAATAGCAGCAGGCAAGAGATGGAATCTCTCAACCAACAGATATGGATAATTGGGAAACAGTATTCCCAATACTCTCCTAAACCAACCATGGAGAACTCATCTGAGTaacattttttttagataaaaggctcaCGAGAGCCCGATTTTGAATTAACAAAGTCCTCAACCAGCCAGGAGTTAGAACCACGACATTGGGGATACCTGTTTACAATACAAGCACAAGGAGAAAAATGACACCCAAAAATAAAGAGGAGCACGACTACAACAAGCAACCGCCATGATGTCTTCGCCTCGAGCAAATGAAGAGCGTTGAATGTCGCCGGCAGACAGCACCGGAGTCCCCACCAACCAACTAGACGAGTGCAGACACCAACCACAGGTGACCACGTGGCGAGGATGCAAGCGAACGACGAGATCTCAGAAGCAAGTCAACCGCCATGATGTCTTCGCCTCGAGCAAATGAAGAGCGTTGAATGTCGCCGTCAGACAGCACCGGAGTCCCCACCAACCAACTAGACTAGTGCAGACACCAACCACAGGTGACCACGTGGCGAGGATGCAAGCGAACGACGAGATCTCAGAAGCAACGTCTTCAAGAAGGGGAGCGACACTGAAACGACGCTGTTGCTCGACCCAACAAGGGTCAAGGTTTTTACCTAGAGACATCTGACCATGATGGGGGCAAAGCCGAGGCTCTACGAAGACGCCTCCAAAGAGGGGAATGACGCCCAAGAGTGTCaccgtcatcggcttcggatagACCTGCCAAGGCTTTCGCCCAAGCCATCGGTTTTAACCCCACATCAACCACACCGGGAAAATAAAAAATGACTGTAAACTAGGAAAAATTACAGTCAAAATTTTACGTAAAAACGTATTGTGGAAAAGAAAAATATTGTAAAGAAGTTTTTTGGTGGAAAAAATACTATAAACCGGTGAAAAATTACACGCAAGAAATTACCGAAATTTTTGATGGTATTGTTCATGCACGCCAAAACGCAGTAGTTGCAGCAAAGTTGTTCAGCTTTTATATATGATAATAATAATTCAATATTTAGGTTACTGAAGTATTGCATCGGTGATGGTATTGAAGCATGATTTAAGTAAGGTAAAAGTGGTATTGTGGCGACATGGTTCGAAATTATTTTATTCCCATGCCCCTAGGCCCTAGGTGACCATGAGAGGATAAAAAAGAGGGTAGTACGACAAAAATCAATAGGTGGTCATGAGTGAGGATCAGTATAAAAACAATGAAACCGAAGCTCAAACTAAACTAACCAAAACTCCTTTTGTATTAcccgaattaaatttggtagaaaTTATTTTTAGCCCCACCAACGAACCAGAACGAACGATTGAATTGAGCAACCTATCATCAATTTGGGCATAATCCCATCGCTTCATAGATGCCCAATTACATTAGATGTCCCACAAATTGTTTCATGTACTAGCCTTTTTTAACATAGTTACATAGAGGCCCAATTACGTTGGATGTTCCACAAATTATTCATTATACGAGTTTCGTTGTTGATGTACTAGATTTTCTGAACATAGTGTGAATCATGCACAATATATCACATTACTCGCAATCTTAGCTACCGCTTGTTTCAATGTCTCACGAGCAATGCATCAGATCCACGAGTGTCACAGCCTCCTGAATAGTATCCCTCCACCATTAGTGCTCACTTGTCGCGTGCTTTCTTTGGTAACgcctactatttgttcaagtgagttAGTTGGTTCATTTGGTTTTAACTGTAAACTGAATTGAATTATCTGTTAACCGAATCTCcggtttcctaaattttcatgccaataTCGGTTATCATTTTTCAAAACTGTTTTTTTTAACCAAAAAAAAGCGAACCAAAATTTTGGTTAGAAGAAATGCCCACTAGTGGCTCGTAAAAATAACCACTTTATAATATATTGTTTATAATTGTTGATTtaatcatgtgtgagtagttctcaCGGAATATGGGTTGAGGCCTAGACTCGCAGCATCAAGTGCATCTATTTTACTTACGGGATATTGTGAAGTATGGTAATCAAGATCCATTTATTGCCTCCAATGTTCTTGCCTCCATCCTAAGGTTTGACAGCTATCGAAACTACAAAGAGCGGTAAAGTTATTGTGAGGTTTGGGTAGAGTAGTGGCATGATCGGACGCCGTGTTCAAATGACAGCGTGTTCATGAGTTGGTAGTGTGTCTTATCTTCTAAGGGACTAGCAGATGAGCGAGGTAACTGTGAGGTACGAGCTGCTGGTTCAGTTCTAGGGGTCAATTTGCGCTGCCCATGGAATAGCAGGAGAAACAAACGATTTTGCGGTAGAACTGGATGGATGGTGTGTTCCTATTCTGCAGTAAAGATTTGATCATGTCAACCATGGCGCGAAATGAATAGAGAAGTGTCAGTTTTCAATGTAGGAAGTACGTGTACATAGAAAGTAGTCGCatgttgtaaagtagtttgtggatatatctttgcaaaggtTGTTGAGCCGTACACCTAAACATTTTTCGTCTTCTAATTTATTGTGGATTGAGCAATCAGGATGCCATGTGGTTGTTGATCCGCGCAAGTAGCTGACTTGCGACTACATCTTCACTTGTAAGCTTGTACTACctccgcacgcgtattccaagacgaactttgaccataaaaattgagcaacacaatcttgattagtatattatatgtaattagtatcgttggattcgtattgaaatgcactttctaatgatgccaattttatacaaacaatctttatatatttaaagtaattcttggtcaaacaaaaaacacgtaaaacaaagacgccttattccttgaatcggagttaGTACTAGACTACTGTACTAGACTAGTACCTGCATAGGTTTCGTCGCTGTCAGAAGGAACCAAACCTCACCAAGTCACCACCATACGTGCTTCACATTTTCCACTCTAATCATCCTGCATTTTCCTATGCGCAAGTACCTGACTTGCGAGTTCATCTTCGatgcttcttcctccttcccttGGTTGAGGCTGGCCGCCGTTGACGGGACGTTTTCCGGCCGGTCAGCCTGCGTTGGTGCAGAGCTGCTAACTGCCGGTACTAAAAAACGCCGATGACGCTGACCGGAAGGCTACCGCTCTGACCTGCTCCGATTCGCATTCACCTGAAAGGCCGGCGAGGAAACTTGCTGGGACGGCTCCCGCGCGCGTGAGAGCGATGGTATCAGTAGCTTGCCTGCGCGATGAAAGCGAGGGGTGATCGGATGGGCGGATATACTGATAATCAATCCGTTTTCCTCACGAGCTAATTAACCGGTGGATCGATGATGATGATCAATTCAGGTTCAGGCCACGGTGAAAAGTGTCTCGCGCGCCCACGGTTAAGCTGACGCTGAACAGGGTAGCTGTTAGTAGGTTAGTTGCCCTGTCTGACTAGCTGAGACCGGTGACCGGCCGAGAGCGACGGCGGAAGACGCCGAGTGTGGCACCGGCAACCCCGTCCCCATGCCGATGCCGGTCACGCTGGGAGCGTGAGCGTTTCCCCGGCCCCGGCCCGGTTTCTTTAGGAGCTTCACGTACGTAACGTAAGAGTCATCGTACGTCCCTCGTGTTGCTCCGCCGTACTACGTGCCGGGATTTCATGTCCGGATCACGCAATGCCGCGAGACTCTCCTCGAGTTCATCAGGGTCACGCTTCCCATAACAAGTTCTAAACTAGCCGTGAATTAACTTTAGTTCCCAATCGAATTCTACACCACAAATAATTTGTGATTCCTGTATTTAAGAAACAAGTTAGGTTGCAACTCAGATTTTTCAATCATGGGTGAAGTGCAACTAGGTAAAATATCTCTGGGCCGTTAAATTAGCTTTATGATTCGTGTTAATGGTGAGTTGCAATATGGGATGCAACTTTCTCAGTTAACTACGAATTAGTCCCTTCGACCGTGACGCCGCCTCCGCTACTCCTATGTCGTCTATGCGCACACCATCTTGACCACGGTGAGCTTCTTGCCCTACTGGACACTTCCGTTCATCGCCGCATGCTCTGTACAGCGATGCCATTGTTTACCGGACCATGTCATCTAGCGTTGTTGTTCAAGCTGATGTTGCGGTGCCTGTACACCCTCCCGACCGCTTCTATGTCTTCTGTTGTCGTTTCGCCTAGCTCCGCCGTTGCCTCTTGGTCCATCCCCTATCATGTGCTTCTCCCACCCCTGCTACATTCTGACGAGTTCACGCTTGCTTCTCGCATGTACGCTGCCTTgctctgccgctcccgtgtcggcGCTGGGTTTGTCGTAGTCCATGGAAGTCACGGCAGAAGCAGCCGCAGAGGTAGTGTGGTGGCCGCGCTCGGCGAGGAAATGCACTGATCAGCGAGGTGGTGGCAAGGCGATGGCAGACTGGTGGGTTGACTAGTTGCGGTGATAGGATTTCAGACACAAGATGAAGGGGACCTCCAAataaatttattttttatttcattttgggatttttaaatttttcaatGAGTTGACAAGTCCACTTCGGCAAATTCGCTCTGACGGTTGGGTCCACTTGTTAGAATGGTTGTCAATTCGAGGTCAATTATGAGCTTAGTGTTTTTTATGAAAACTACAAAAGAATGTGGTGGCTTTTTAAAAAGAAAAATATAAAGTGACACCATTCGTAAATTTGCCTATAAATGTGGTGGTTTTATACTAGGGTatgactatttctcagtcgactgatgTTGCAAATGATGACTAGCATGAATCACGAAACAAATATAATGGTCCGAATAATTTTTCTGAGTTGCAATTCCACTTGCAATTTGTTAAAAAAAATCTCActtgcaactccacttgcaactggaAAAAATCGAGTTGCAAACCCAACTTGCAACTGATATGCATAGATAACGATGCAATCAAATGGTGTAGAATTTTACTAAGCACGAACTTTAattttcagctagctgagaactaccAAATCACTTCATGCTAACAGCTCCACTCCTACACGTTATGTCCGAACACACTCCAGATTGAGATTAGTAGGCCGCCTAAAACCAGAGTATTGTTGTGCCACTGCAGGTCTCTGAGTCTCCTCCGACTAGGATTGGAAAACCGGTCGACCGATGGATCGAGTCTATATAAGCTGCCGGTCGCCCCACGTCCAACCCAGAGCTAAAGCCGCCGAGCCGATCGATCCAGAGACACATACGCAGGCGACACGAACACCCCCCGTTCCCGGCGGCCTCTCCTCGCCAAACGATCTTTGGACGACAACCCTGCCGGCCACGATGGGCAACCTTTGCTCCTCCCGCGGCACGGCCGCCGCGATGGCCGCGGCAGCCCAAACCACGACGGCGACACAGCCGTTCGCTCCCGCGCCGGCGAGGGCGCCGGCGAGGCTGCCGGACTTCACGCAGTCGGTGAAGCTCAAGTACGTGAAGCTGGGGTACCACTACCTCATCACCCACGGCGCCTACCTGGCGGTGCTTCCCCTGCCTGGCTTCGTCGCGGCGCACCTCTCCACCTTCACGCTGCACGACCTCGCCGACCTCTGGCTGCACCTGCAGTACAACCTCGTCTCCGTCCTCGCCTGCTCGGCTCTCCTCGTCGCCACCTGCACCGCCTACCTCCTCACCCGCCCGCGGCCCGTGTACCTTGTCGACTTCGCCTGCTACAAGCCCGACGACGAGCGCCGCTGCAGCCGGGCCCGCTTCATGGACTGCACCGAGAAGCTCGGCACCTTCACGGACGACAACGTGGAATTCCAGCGCCGGATCGTCGAGCGCTCTGGGCTCGGCGAGGACACATACCTGCCCGAGGCCGTGCTCAACCTCCCGCCCAACCCCTCCATGGCCAACGCGCGCAGGGAGGCCGAGACCGTCATGTTCGGCGCGCTCGACCAGCTCTTTGCCAAGACCGGCGTCAGGCCCAAGGACATCGGGATCCTCGTCGTCAACTGCAGCCTCTTCAACCCGACGCCGTCTCTGGCCTCCATGGTCGTCAACCACTACAAGCTCAGGGGCAACATCCTCAGCTACAACCTCGGCGGCATGGGGTGCAGCGCCGGGCTCATCGCCGTCGACCTCGCCAAGGACCTGCTCCGGGTGCACCCCAACACGTACGCCGTGGTGATCAGCATGGAGAACATTACCCTCAACTGGTACTTCGGGAACAACCGCTCCATGCTGGTGTCCAACTGCCTCTTCCGCATGGGCGGCGCCGCCATCCTGCTCTCCAACCGCCGCGCGGCCCGCCGCCGCTCAAAGTACCAGCTGGTGCACACGGTGCGCACGCACAAGGGCGCCGATGACAGTGCCTTTGGCTGCGTGTACCAGCAGCAGGACGAGGACGGCAAGACGGGCGTGTCGCTGTCCAAGGACCTCAtggccatcgccggcggcgcgctcaAGACCAACATCACCACGCTCGGCCCGCTTGTGCTCCCCGTCAGCGAGCAGCTGCTCTTCTTCGCCACGCTGGCCGCCAAGAAGCTCTTCAACGCCAAGGTCAAGCCCTACATCCCGGACTTCAAGCTCGCCTTCGAGCACTTCTGCATCCACGCCGGCGGCCGGGGCGTGCTGGACAAGATGGAGAGCAGCCTGCAGCTGTCGGAGTGGCACATGGAGCCGTCCAGGATGACGCTCAACAGGTTCGGTAACACCTCCAGCAGCTCGCTCTGGTACGAGCTCGCCTACGCCGAGGCCAAGGGCCGGATCAAGAAGGGGGACAGGACGTGGCAGATCGCGTTTGGCTCAGGGTTCAAGTGCAACAGCGCCGTCTGGAGGGCGCTCCGCTCCGTCAACCCGGCCAGGGAGAGCGACATGGCCGGGAACCCCTGGGCCGACGAGATTCACAGATTCCCCGTACCTGTGCCCAAGGTTTCCGCCATTGATCCCACCACCACCAATTAGAAGACACGTACATCGGCTCGTATTTTGATCGAAACTGTTGCCAGATAGCTGCTTGATTGGTACTAGTGGTAGAATTAAGCTAGGTAGAGATTTGTCATTGGGTCTGATTGATTAAACCTGTATTGCTTGATTCTCTCGTCTTATGTGATGTGTTCCACTGGTCCGGGGACAGAGACAGACATACACAGGATGCATCTGCATATGATGAAGTTGTACACAAATTATTGGGAAAAT from Lolium rigidum isolate FL_2022 chromosome 4, APGP_CSIRO_Lrig_0.1, whole genome shotgun sequence encodes the following:
- the LOC124648243 gene encoding 3-ketoacyl-CoA synthase 11-like, giving the protein MDRVYISCRSPHVQPRAKAAEPIDPETHTQATRTPPVPGGLSSPNDLWTTTLPATMGNLCSSRGTAAAMAAAAQTTTATQPFAPAPARAPARLPDFTQSVKLKYVKLGYHYLITHGAYLAVLPLPGFVAAHLSTFTLHDLADLWLHLQYNLVSVLACSALLVATCTAYLLTRPRPVYLVDFACYKPDDERRCSRARFMDCTEKLGTFTDDNVEFQRRIVERSGLGEDTYLPEAVLNLPPNPSMANARREAETVMFGALDQLFAKTGVRPKDIGILVVNCSLFNPTPSLASMVVNHYKLRGNILSYNLGGMGCSAGLIAVDLAKDLLRVHPNTYAVVISMENITLNWYFGNNRSMLVSNCLFRMGGAAILLSNRRAARRRSKYQLVHTVRTHKGADDSAFGCVYQQQDEDGKTGVSLSKDLMAIAGGALKTNITTLGPLVLPVSEQLLFFATLAAKKLFNAKVKPYIPDFKLAFEHFCIHAGGRGVLDKMESSLQLSEWHMEPSRMTLNRFGNTSSSSLWYELAYAEAKGRIKKGDRTWQIAFGSGFKCNSAVWRALRSVNPARESDMAGNPWADEIHRFPVPVPKVSAIDPTTTN